The Chryseobacterium nakagawai genome has a segment encoding these proteins:
- a CDS encoding 2TM domain-containing protein gives MDYNRAYNRVQQLKKFYKNLMWFGIISAIVIGDDWFNDELHYQMFGGHLLLGIWALILIVKAISLFIFNNEWEAGIIEKEVGKNKKTLDF, from the coding sequence ATGGATTATAACAGAGCATACAACAGAGTTCAGCAATTGAAAAAATTCTATAAAAACCTAATGTGGTTTGGGATTATATCAGCAATTGTTATTGGAGATGATTGGTTTAATGATGAATTGCATTACCAAATGTTTGGTGGGCACTTACTATTAGGCATTTGGGCGCTGATTCTTATAGTGAAAGCCATTTCATTATTTATTTTTAATAATGAATGGGAGGCAGGAATCATTGAAAAAGAGGTGGGAAAAAATAAGAAAACGTTAGATTTTTAA